Part of the Labilibaculum antarcticum genome, TCCTGTCGCCACTATTCCTACAAAAGCTAATATCAAAGGCATTTTCAACACCTTTTTAAGGATAATAATTTCGGGTAAGGACAAACCGATTACCGACATCATAAAGGCGAGGGAAGTTCCCAGTGAAGCTCCTTTTTCGATTAAAACGCTCACAATTGGAATTATTCCTGCTGCATTTGAATACATTGGAATCCCGATAAGGATTGATAAAGGGACAGAGTACCATGCTGATTTCCCCATTAATGTAGCCATGAAATCTTCAGGAACATAACCATGAGCAGCAGCGCCAATTGCAACACCAATAACAATGTACAACCATATTTTGCCAACAATTTCTTTCACGGTATCGTAACCAACTTTAATTCTACCAGAAAAGGACATTTTGGTTTCATCTGTACCTGCTTGTCCGGTTTTTACCTCAAAAACCCAGGCTTGTACATATTTTTCCAGTTTTAAAATTCCAATTAAGTAACCTGCGAATATTGCAATAAGCAAACCGGTTAAAGTATAGATGATTGCAGTTTTCCAGCCGAATAATCCAACCAACATGATAAGAGCGATTTCGTTGACCATTGGTGCTGCAATCAGGAAACTGAAAGTAACTCCTAAAGGTACACCTGCCTCCACAAATCCCAAAAATAAAGGAATGGCAGAACAGGAACAGAAGGGAGTTAGAACACCAAGCAGCGAAGCCAGAATATTTCCCATGAAAGTTGATTTC contains:
- a CDS encoding permease, translated to MMIKSVQFTNKKQVLLALLLLPFWYLLYINLQNISDFLIDTVFQMQKGTHLSETLRFFIFEVPKVLLLLVLIIFGVGIIRSYFSPEKTRKALAGKSTFMGNILASLLGVLTPFCSCSAIPLFLGFVEAGVPLGVTFSFLIAAPMVNEIALIMLVGLFGWKTAIIYTLTGLLIAIFAGYLIGILKLEKYVQAWVFEVKTGQAGTDETKMSFSGRIKVGYDTVKEIVGKIWLYIVIGVAIGAAAHGYVPEDFMATLMGKSAWYSVPLSILIGIPMYSNAAGIIPIVSVLIEKGASLGTSLAFMMSVIGLSLPEIIILKKVLKMPLILAFVGIVATGILCVGFIFNFIY